The following DNA comes from Chloroflexota bacterium.
TCGGGGTCGTCCGGGTCGAAGTCGTCGTCATCGTCGTGCTGCGGGTGGGAGCGGCTATTGATGCGCGGCAGCACCGCAGAGGGGCCCTCGCTGCGGGACTTGCGGCGCGGCAGCCCGCGGATCGCCTCCGAGAGCGCCTTCAAGGCGTCGGCGTTGGTGGTCTCAAGGTCCGCGACGACGCCCTCGACGCCAATCTCGCGGAGGCATTCGAGCTCCCACGCGGTCAGCGCGCCATGGACAGGCAGCAGGAACGGACGGCCTATCTCGCAGCGGGCCGTCGCCAGGTGCATGAGCACCTCCAGCGTCAACGGAGACGCGACGGCGTCGGCATAGACGACGGCGTCGACGGGCATGACCTCCAGCGAGTGCGCGTGCTCCTCCTTCAGGTCGACCGGAATCACCAAAAGCTTGCCGACGTCCTCGTTGCGCAGCGCATCCAGCGAGGACGTGAGGCCGGTCAGGGAGACGAAGTCGGCGCCAGCGTCCACGAGGGCGCTCACGTCGTCAGCGGCGAGGGCGTTGACCTGCGCGCCCCAGGGCACGCCGGGCAGCGACTGCATGGCCTGCGACGCGGCGGCCGCATCTGCGCCGTCGCCGCGGAAGATGACGCCGTCGAGCGCGATACCGTCCGCGTTGGCGACGGCTCGCGGCTCGGCGGTGGCCGCGAGGAGGAGCATGGTGGGCATCGGCTGCCGCCGGGCGGCCGCGCCAAAGCCCATGGGCGCGGGCGCATCCTTGCCCAGACGTTCAATACGTTGAATCAGCTTGCTCATATTGCCTCACAGGTGGAGTGCCCGTCGGCGGTGCGCGGGTTTTCGGTTCGCCGAGAGGCTACACGTATGGTAGCACACCGAGATTGGGCGCGGGCATGGCGCAGGGGGGCAAGCGCCTGATGGCAAGGCATCAGTGCCTGGTCTCACGGTGGCTCACCGCCCAAAGCTCAGCCGCGCGGCCAGCGAGTCCGGGAGGCCGGCGGCCGCCATCTTCACCTGCGTCCGCTCGATGTCGTAGGGCACGCGGTGGTGGGTGATTGTGCGGGCTGCGGTGTCATAGACGGCGTAGGCGGCGCGAGGGTCACCGTCGCGGGGCTGGCCGACGCTGCCGGGGTTGATTATCAAGCGAGCGCCGTCGAGGGCGACTGACATGCCGGGCTGGAGCGGCGTGACGACGCCGGACTCGTCGCAAGCGAAAGGGAGATGCGAGTGGCCGAGCAGGCACAGGGGAGTGTCGAAGAGGCTGAAGCACTCGCCGGTGACCTCCGGGGGCATAAGCCAGGGCAGGAAGTACTCCCACACCGGCTCGCGCGGCGTGCCGTGCACCAGCGTGGCCTCGGCCTCCTCGTGGCGGAGCAGGTTCGAGCGAAGGTAGTCCTGCTCGCCGGGCGTGAGCCGGTGGCGCGTCCACAGCGCAGCGGCGCGGGCCGCGGGGTTGAACGTCTCGACGGAAAGCTCGCCGATGGCGGCCAGATCGTGGTTGCCGGCGACCGCGGCGTGGGGGTAGGAACGCAGCAACGCGAGGCACTCGCCGGGGTCCGGCCCGTACCCGACGACGTCGCCCAGGCAGAGGACGCGCACGAAACCGCCGGACGCCTCCGCGTGTGCGATGACCGCGTTGAGGGCCTCCAGGTTGCTGTGCACATCGGCCACCACAAGGCAGCGCATGTTCCTCACCTTGGCCGTAGCTGGCGGCTCAAGTATAATTCGGTTCATGCTGGTACGGGAACTTGGGGAGTTCGGCCTCATAGCGCGCCTGTCCCGGCGCGTGTCCGCCTCGACCGCCGGCGCATCCCAACGCAAGGAGCCGCCGCTCCACGTGCGCGTCGGCATCGGCGACGACGCTGCCGTGTGGGACACTGCGGGCGCGGCTGAGGCGCTGACCACCGACACCATCGTCGACGGGACGCACTTCACGCTCGCCACGACGGGCTGGGACGATCTCGGCTGGAAGGCGCTGGCCACGAACCTGAGCGACATCGCCGCGATGGGCGCCAGGCCGGGCGCGGCGGTCGTGACCCTCGGCCTGCCGCCGGACACCCGGGTGGAGGACATCGACGCGCTGTACGACGGCCTGCTGGAGGCCGCGGCAGAGTTCGGCGCGAGCGTGGCCGGGGGCGATGTCGTTGCCTCGCCGACGCTGTTCATCACTGTCGCCCTGACGGGCACGCTGCAACATGAGCCGATGCTGCGCTCGGCGGCGCGGCCGGGCGACCTGATTGCCGTGACGGGCTCGCTGGGCGCGTCGGCGGCGGGGCTCGCCGTGCTGCAAGGGGCATCGACTGCCGGGAGAGCCGACGCCAAGCCGTTGCTCGACGCACACCGCCGCCCGTGGCCGCGCGTCGCCGAGGGCGCGGCGCTCGCCGAGGCGGGCGTCCTGAGTGCGATGGACATAACGGACGGGCTCGTGGACGACCTGGGCAAGCTGTGCGC
Coding sequences within:
- a CDS encoding metallophosphoesterase family protein, yielding MNRIILEPPATAKVRNMRCLVVADVHSNLEALNAVIAHAEASGGFVRVLCLGDVVGYGPDPGECLALLRSYPHAAVAGNHDLAAIGELSVETFNPAARAAALWTRHRLTPGEQDYLRSNLLRHEEAEATLVHGTPREPVWEYFLPWLMPPEVTGECFSLFDTPLCLLGHSHLPFACDESGVVTPLQPGMSVALDGARLIINPGSVGQPRDGDPRAAYAVYDTAARTITHHRVPYDIERTQVKMAAAGLPDSLAARLSFGR
- the thiL gene encoding thiamine-phosphate kinase; protein product: MLVRELGEFGLIARLSRRVSASTAGASQRKEPPLHVRVGIGDDAAVWDTAGAAEALTTDTIVDGTHFTLATTGWDDLGWKALATNLSDIAAMGARPGAAVVTLGLPPDTRVEDIDALYDGLLEAAAEFGASVAGGDVVASPTLFITVALTGTLQHEPMLRSAARPGDLIAVTGSLGASAAGLAVLQGASTAGRADAKPLLDAHRRPWPRVAEGAALAEAGVLSAMDITDGLVDDLGKLCAAAGCAARLDAACVPVHAAALAAFPDEAMTMALNGGEDYELLFTAPPRLMASIGSGPACGVHVVGEIISGTSGEVVVVDDKGNAMAPPRKGWDHFG